One Dictyostelium discoideum AX4 chromosome 3 chromosome, whole genome shotgun sequence genomic region harbors:
- the cenB gene encoding hypothetical protein, with protein MVKTNTNKLTDDQISEIKESFDMFKSDNGKLDNDQIKYAFKALGCEITEETLELIKKKGQKSISFNSFFELVSPYIPKRDSMSTLEQAFKLFVKDGSGITFKDLKKVAINIGEECSDSDLYDMIEFADTDGDGVINKSEFISLMTTKKVL; from the exons atggtaaaaacaaatacaaataaattaacagaCGACCAAATTtcagaaattaaagaatcatTTGATATGTTTAAATCAGATAATGGTAAATTGGACAATGATCAAATAAAATACGCATTTAAGGCATTAGGTTGTGAAATAACAGAAGAAActttagaattaataaagaaaaaaggtcaaaaatcaatatcatttaattctttttttgaattggtttcCCCATATATA CCCAAAAGAGATAGTATGTCAACATTAGAACAagcatttaaattatttgttaaagaTGGATCTGGAATTacatttaaagatttaaaaaaggtTGCAATTAACATTGGTGAAGAATGTTCAGATAGTGACTTGTATGATATGATAGAATTTGCTGACACTGATGGCGATGgtgtaataaataaatcagaATTCATATCATTAATGACAACTAAAAaggttttataa
- the pip5k3 gene encoding 1-phosphatidylinositol-3-phosphate 5-kinase, with protein sequence MAESFQQLGVGSKSNERSFFSKFFGTDDSQKDFGPLPEIEYSDEQRFNPYPAIYEKKNNNNNNNNNNNNNNNNNNNNNNNNNNNNNNNSNGNGNRSNSSLNNSNNNNQVRRTHSPSVSNKSDESNTTNTNTNITTNTNITTNTNTNTNTNSTNNDTSSNVTQQQLLTNLGQSKIISALKTKFQRPLPPVDDKKFWMPDHSSAVCYECSEEFTTFKRRHHCRLCGQIFCWKCSQKTLTDGKGERVRVCNFCYRRYMAPDDLDMEGYHYDPITGTVISLITNNDDGTNLNNGNGLIKLDGSTHNMNVSLGNSGDNSSFVQSPNNNFSQSPTFSQQQQQQQQQQQQQQQQQQQQQQQQTTGVMSGLNPFSNSTLLFGRNNNNNNQQQQQPIIEEDKQYYGDINTSYNNSYFNNNGFNNFNNEHYNNTNFNATSLNLNSQLHSNLLANTNGELFYDNSQHSISNYGNLDHHQQQQQSNSHGSLSATPSNTPSGLISPIVGAPSILDPNKMIFYSDQEGNYDNLDDYETSSSDGSDNDNEDNHLKSSHSSANDLGTSNTVSTGESNSESKLSSSSNDISIHHHHYHHHHHHSHGNLLKSNSLTPLNLNNNNIIINNNNINNNNNNDNGNDDNNNNNNDNNNNTTIEVDPRHSMPSKTSNTSFSMASLPSIFKLPTIGRNNNNNNNSGSGNSQYLSANSNASNSISPPNSARGSSSNPNSMTPTPTLSSSFSNLPNAETSPPSLVKAKQQQQQQQQQQQQPQPVLQPTIHHPLKTSLPMFSTQSPPPPTNQLAQSTSMAPPPSIFSPLGKLQALSHPSSSSNNQQQQQPQIVKPIIIAPNSLFFSDPSIVSLKSHPKTTNKTKFLEKYPLPKKYYESTENIIDTFGFKRTPSTEGNLLSQMLATSKQKEFDEKERLKISNNPQMSVYIQHINNLVSEQLEKNNIDLSWRSIIIDLTKKATDNVKIFVRKGDKMSTNEYIKIKKIPGGNKSECNYVDGVVMTKILTHKKMKDKFINPKILLLSCSVEFQRVENKFLYFDQLLQQEKEYLRILVSKIAERKPDLVLVEKTVSRHAQDFLLDAGISLALNVKPKLLERLGRCLGGEVLPTLDIIYNNNSNNNNSNSIQLQQQQNSNSPASLQNSTTTTNNNNNNNNNSTTLGSCGQFKVITYSEIGLKEKEILGKKTLMYFEKCPVELGATIIIRGEDLAVLKIIKKILKLSIFSMHNAYLELKYLNDQSSTSNLLFVNNNGQNLSCSPQIKFPLPKTYPTIPWKYQFTSQHIPVKKALLTSFYKPHSDFGQQQSVIQWTSDDEVLGIGTSDAFKHCDMKFPIENESIYDHQSIVFSHSIFCNSNQCIPFEIHAIDYYTDNDLTLGEFLSKFCFSLHICNIKECNRPLIEHERTFMNSTTRINICVQKTQTIQDRPTNSSPAQQRNQPVQRAGINVINLCKICNKFSPESPMSEEAWEMSFGKFLELCFFGFLPIKTGISPECSHNNAKDHISYFYYQDLAAIFSYEPLPSLELSLPPKNLKATYTEKQRQSVRAKELEIMNQCANQVYSAIHERLYEIGQENQGDRVQELIPSLVQEKQLICSKIESLLLLPESAHKSNDQIINLTKLLYANFMTWNSQLTGLIDSTSYQRSKRNVQQQQQQQQHQQSQQPQPQILIGGDVYSDSHLHTDSVKKINSKQHSHNTILLQSIQSNQEQQLEQQEEFEINVNNNNNNNNNNNNNNNNNNNNNNNNNNNNNNNNNNNNTIDNKSENENENKNENKNENENENENKNENKNENENENKKENENQLEIKNENNDSGEEITNNNNNNNNNNNNNNNNNNNNNNNIDNNNNKDENISSTPLLSPSSVLGVSNSGINQAFLNAPNNTYNSVEQDLTLPLNHQSLNFAVGGLVSPGSSSGGLPVGSVPNSSSMPSIHNGGSGNIPSNLVGSASGLSTNYSPNALKDPKKLKIIDTIAGIVSSISQTRILGPTMPYLLLESTDNVALFENEPSTTIAYTLSSSDFKIALNSLLDEEWKRISEIEKQYELQQQQQQDSQDLESSSQQQQQQQQQQQEQQEQPSLPTPSHPLSQSMNFSPSSLLKISSSSLPKDNNNSSENKPNSETNDIVRSRGSVKLSGSPISISPLSNAFEKRKSTSLSSSANNSPISSILEKEKKLKQQSPSLSNSLSGQTIINNNQQQQQQQQPSPIIIDEKDDRNTEKSSIIETDSIIEDLNINQDESNITNEDGGKIGDYESELLYDHHQQGDSENNNNNNNNNNNNNNNNNNNNNNNNNNNTNNNNEQQINNSDTEGDSDSIKSSNSNIYSEKNIKLSKLMVSTQRKEIRSRFKFEKNGYELNIFCSSYYPVQFHALREYMCGDQEFIQSLTRSKIWNAKGGKSGSSWNKTLDDRFILKQVSRIELESFLDFAPLYFEYICKSFLNQIPTALCKILGVFTVRWKDSNGKALKKDLIVMENLFHSKCISKTYDLKGSLRGRLVKNESEVLLDENLLQASFASPICLGEYDKTRVALAVWNDTAFLSSLNVMDYSLLSGIDNQSNQLVVGIIDYMRKFTWDKALEMKVKQSGIMGGGGKVPTVISPKQYKLRFRDAMWLYFTLSPDKFTKVKHLMPYEKKKNNNNNYNYNNFNNNNFNNNNNISNNGNGNINQRQVQQINK encoded by the exons ATGGCAGAATCATTCCAACAATTAGGGGTTGGATCAAAGTCAAATGAAAGATCTTTTTTCTCAAAATTCTTTGGCACAGATGATTCACAAAAAGATTTTGGGCCATTGCCTGAAATTGAATATAGCGATGAACAAAGGTTTAATCCTTATCCAGCCATTtatgaaaagaaaaacaacaacaacaacaacaacaacaacaacaacaacaacaacaacaacaacaacaacaacaacaacaacaataataataataataataacaatagcaatGGCAATGGCAATAGGTCAAATagttctttaaataatagtaataataataatcaagttAGAAGAACTCATTCACCAAGTGTCTCTAATAAATCCGATGAAAGTAATACGACAAATACAAACACAAACATTAcgacaaatacaaatattacgacaaatacaaataccaatacaaatacaaatagtaCAAATAATGACACAAGTTCAAATGTAACACAACAGCAATTACTTACAAATCTTGGTCAAAGTAAAATTATTAGTgcattaaaaacaaaatttcaAAGACCATTACCGCCTGTTGATGATAaa aaattttgGATGCCAGATCATTCAAGTGCAGTTTGTTATGAATGTTCAGAAGAATTTACAACATTTAAGAGAAGACATCATTGTAGATTATGTGGTCAAATATTTTGTTGGAAATGTTCACAAAAGACATTGACAGATGGTAAAGGAGAAAGAGTTAGAGTTTGTAATTTTTGTTATAGAAGATATATGGCACCTGATGATTTAGATATGGAGGGTTATCATTATGATCCTATCACTGGTACTGTTATATCATTAATaactaataatgatgatggtactaatttaaataatggtaatggtttaATAAAGTTGGATGGAAGTACTCACAATATGAATGTTTCATTAGGTAATAGTGGAGATAATAGTTCTTTTGTTCAAtctccaaataataattttagtcAATCACCAACATTTtctcaacaacagcaacaacagcaacagcaacaacaacagcaacagcaacaacaacaacaacaacaacaacaacaaacgaCTGGTGTAATGAGTGGTTTAAAtccattttcaaattcaactcTATTATTTggtagaaataataataataataatcaacaacaacaacaaccaataatTGAAGAGGATAAACAATATTATGGTGATATTAATACAagttataataattcatattttaataataatggttttaataattttaataatgaacattataataataccaattttaatGCTACaagtttaaatttgaatagtCAACTCCATTCTAATCTATTGGCAAATACAAATGGTGAACTTTTTTATGACAATAGTCAACACAGTATTAGTAACTATGGTAATTTAgaccatcatcaacaacaacaacagagTAATAGTCATGGTAGTTTAA GTGCCACACCTTCAAATACACCATCTGGTTTAATATCACCAATTGTGGGTGCTCCTTCAATTTTAGAtccaaataaaatgattttctATTCAGATCAAGAGGGAAACTATGATAATTTGGATGACTATGAAACATCCTCAAGCGATGGTtcagataatgataatgaagataatCATTTGAAATCATCTCATTCCTCAGCAAATGATTTAGGTACTAGCAATACAGTTTCAACAGGTGAGTCTAACTCTGAATCTAAactttcttcatcatctaatGATATTTCtatccatcatcatcactatcaccaccatcatcatcatagtCATGGAAATTTATTAAAGAGTAATTCATTAACACCACTAaatcttaataataataatattattattaataataataatattaataataataacaataatgataatggtaatgatgataataataataataataatgataataataataatacaacaataGAGGTAGACCCAAGACATTCAATGCCATCAAAAACATCAAATACCTCTTTTTCAATGGCATCATTACcatctatttttaaactaCCAACAATTGGTagaaacaataataataataataatagtggcaGTGGTAATTCACAATATTTATCAGCAAATTCAAATGCAAGtaattcaatttcaccaCCAAATTCAGCAAGAGGTTCAAGTAGTAATCCAAATAGTAtgacaccaacaccaacattatcatcttctttttcaaatttaccaaatgCTGAAacttcaccaccatcattagTAAAAgccaaacaacaacaacaacaacaacaacaacaacaacaacaaccacaaccagtTTTACAACCAACTATACATCATCCTTTAAAAACATCATTACCAATGTTTTCAACTCAATccccaccaccaccaaccaACCAATTGGCTCAATCTACAAGTATGGCACCTCCACCATCAATATTTTCACCATTGGGTAAATTACAAGCTCTATCACAcccatcgtcatcatcaaataaccaacaacaacagcaacctCAAATTGTTAAACCAATTATTATAGcaccaaattcattattcTTTAGTGATCCATCAATTGTTTCATTAAAAAGTCATCCAAAGACTACAAACAAAACAAAGTTTTTAGAAAAATATCCATTaccaaaaaaatattatgaaaGTACAGAGAATATTATAGATACATTTGGATTTAAACGTACACCATCAACAGAAGGTAATCTCTTATCACAAATGTTGGCAAcatcaaaacaaaaagaatttgatgaaaaagaaagattaaaaatttcaaataatccaCAAATGTCTGTTTACATTCaacatataaataatttggttTCAGAACAACttgaaaagaataatatCGATTTATCTTGGagatcaattattattgatttaacaAAGAAAGCAACTGATAATGTTAAAATTTTCGTTAGAAAAGGTGATAAAATGTCAACAAATGAATATATTaaa attaaaaaaattccaGGTGGTAATAAATCAGAATGTAATtatgttgatggtgttgttaTGACAAAGATATTAAcacataaaaaaatgaaagataaatttataaatccaaagatattattattaagttGTTCAGTTGAATTTCAAAGAGTAGAGAATAAATTCCTCTACTTTGAtcaattattacaacaaGAGAAAGAATATCTTCGTATTTTAGTTTCAAAGATTGCAGAGAGAAAACCAGATTTAGTATTGGTTGAAAAGACTGTATCAAGACATGCTCAAGATTTCTTATTAGATGCTGGTATTTCTTTAGCATTAAATGTAAAACCAAAACTATTAGAAAGATTAGGTAGATGTTTAGGTGGTGAAGTTTTACCAACATTagatataatttataataataatagtaataataataatagtaattcaattcaattacaacaacaacaaaattcaaattcaccaGCTTCTCttcaaaattcaacaacaacaacaaataataataataataataataataattcaacaacattAGGATCATGTGGTCAATTTAAAGTTATTACATATTCAGAAATTGGattaaaagaaaaggaaATATTAGGAAAGAAAACTTTAAtgtattttgaaaaatgtcCAGTTGAATTAGGAgcaactattattattagaggTGAAGATTTAGCtgtattgaaaattattaaaaagattttaaaacttaGTATTTTTTCCATGCATAATGCATATTTagaattgaaatatttaaatgaccAATCATCAACATCTAATCTTTtgtttgtaaataataatggtcaAAATCTATCATGTTCTCCACAAATTAAATTCCCATTACCAAAAACATATCCAACCATACCATGGAAATATCAATTCACAAGTCAACATATACCAGTGAAGAAAGCATTACTTACAAGTTTTTATAAACCACATTCAGATTTTGGTCAACAACAATCGGTCATTCAGTGGACATCGGATGATGAGGTATTGGGTATTGGTACAAGTGACGCATTTAAACATTGTGATATGAAATTCCCAATTGAGAATGAATCAATCTATGATCATCAATCAATCGTTTTCTCTCATTCAATATTTTGTAATTCAAATCAATGTATTCCATTTGAAATTCATGCAATTGATTATTACactgataatgatttaacaTTGGGTGAATTCCTTAGCAAATTCTGTTTTAGTCTTCATATTTGTAATATCAAAGAATGTAATCGTCCTTTGATTGAACATGAACGTACCTTTATGAATTCCACCACTcgtattaatatttgtgttCAAAAAACTCAAACCATTCAAGATAGACCAACCAATAGTAGTCCTGCTCAACAAAGAAATCAGCCAGTACAGCGTGCTGGTATCAATGTGATTAATCTTTGTAAGATTTGTAATAAATTCTCACCAGAGAGTCCAATGTCTGAAGAGGCTTGGGAGATGTCGTTTGGTAAGTTCTTGGAGTTGTGTTTCTTTGGTTTTTTGCCAATTAAAACTGGTATCTCTCCGGAATGCTCTCATAACAATGCAAAGGATCATATCTCTTATTTCTACTATCAAGATTTAGCCGCTATCTTTTCTTATGAACCTTTACCATCGTTAGAGTTATCGTTACCCCCAAAGAATCTAAAGGCAACCTATACAGAGAAACAAAGACAGAGTGTACGTGCTAAAGAATTGGAGATAATGAATCAATGTGCCAATCAAGTCTATAGTGCAATTCATGAAAGACTCTATGAAATTGGTCAAGAGAATCAAGGTGATAGAGTTCAAGAGTTAATTCCATCTTTGGTTCAAGAGAAACAATTGATTTGTAgtaaaattgaatcattattactCTTACCTGAATCTGCtcataaatcaaatgatcaAATCATTAATCTAACCAAATTATTGTATGCTAATTTTATGACTTGGAATTCTCAATTGACTGGTTTAATTGATAGTACTTCTTATCAACGTTCAAAGAGAAATgttcaacagcaacagcaacaacaacaacatcaacaatctcaacaaccacaacctcaaattttaattggtggtgatgtTTATTCTGATTCTCATTTACACACTGATTctgttaaaaaaattaattcaaaacaaCATTCTCACAAtacaattttattacaatcaattcaatcaaatcaagaacaacaattagaacaacaagaagaatttgaaattaatgttaataataataataataataataataataataataataataataataataataataataataataataataataataataataataataataataataataataataatactattgataataaaagtgaaaatgaaaatgaaaataaaaatgaaaataaaaatgaaaatgaaaatgaaaacgaaaataaaaatgaaaataaaaatgaaaatgaaaatgaaaataaaaaagaaaatgaaaatcaattagaaataaagaatgaaaataatgatagtgGTGAagaaataacaaataataataataataataataataataataataataataataataataataataataataataataatattgataataataataataaagatgaaaatatatcatcaacaccattattatcaccatcatcagtTTTAGGTGTTAGTAATTCAGGAATTAATCAAGCATTTTTAAATGCACCAAATAATACTTATAATTCAGTGGAACAAGATTTAACATTACCATTGAATCATCAAAGTTTGAATTTCGCTGTTGGTGGACTTGTTTCACCTGGGTCATCGAGTGGTGGCCTTCCAGTGGGTTCTGTTCCAAACTCTTCTTCAATGCCATCAATTCAtaatggtggtagtggtaatatACCAAGTAATTTAGTTGGAAGTGCAAGTGGATTATCAACCAATTATTCACCAAATGCTCTAAAAGAtccaaagaaattaaagatcaTTGATACTATCGCTGGTATagtttcatcaatttcacaAACTAGAATTTTAGGTCCAACCATGCCTTATCTCTTATTAGAATCAACTGATAATGTAgctttatttgaaaatgaaccAAGTACAACCATTGCTTACACTTTATCAAGttcagattttaaaattgctCTCAATTCTTTATTGGATGAAGAATGGAAAAGAATtagtgaaattgaaaaacaatatgaattacaacaacaacaacaacaagattcACAAGATTTagaatcatcatcacaacaacaacaacaacaacaacaacaacaacaagaacaacaagaacaaccaTCATTACCAACACCATCTCATCCATTATCACAATCAATGAATttttcaccatcatcactattaaaaatatcatcatcgtcgttacctaaagataataataatagctcTGAAAATAAACCAAACTCTGAAACAAATGATATAGTTAGATCAAGAGGATCAGTTAAATTATCAGGttcaccaatttcaatttcaccaCTTTCAAATGCATTTGAAAAGAGAAAATCAACATCATTATCTTCTAGTGCAAATAATTCACcaatttcttcaattttagagaaggaaaagaaattaaaacaacaatcaccatcattatcaaattctttatctggtcaaactattattaataataatcaacaacaacaacaacaacaacaaccttcACCAATTATAATTGATGAAAAAGATGATAGAAACACTGAAAAATCATCAATCATTGAAACTGATTCAATCattgaagatttaaatattaatcaaGATGAATCTAATATTACAAATGAAGATGGTGGTAAAATTGGTGATTATGAATCTGAATTATTATatgatcatcatcaacaaggtgatagtgaaaataataataataataataataataataataataataataataataataataataataataataataataataataataatactaataataataatgaacaacaaattaataatagtgatacaGAAGGTGATtcagattcaattaaatcatcaaattcaaatatttactctgaaaagaatattaaattatcaaaattaatggTATCAACACAACGTAAAGAGATTAGAAgtagatttaaatttgaaaagaatggttatgaattgaatattttctGTTCATCTTATTATCCTGTACAATTTCATGCATTACGTGAATATATGTGTGGTGATCAAGAGTTTATTCAATCATTAACTCGTTCCAAAATTTGGAATGCTAAAGGTGGTAAGAGTGGATCATCATGGAATAAAACATTGGATGATCGTTTCATTCTAAAACAAGTTAGTAGAATTGAATTGGAATCATTCTTGGATTTTGCACCattatattttgaatatatttgtaaatcatttttaaatcaaattccaACAGCACTTTGCAAGATTTTAGGTGTTTTCACTGTACGTTGGAAGGACTCGAATGGTAAAGCCTTAAAGAAAGATCTCATTGTAATGGAGAATCTATTCCATAGTAAATGTATCTCCAAAACTTATGATCTTAAAGGTTCATTAAGAGGAAGATTGGTCAAAAATGAGTCTGAAGTTTTATTggatgaaaatttattacaaGCTTCTTTTGCCTCTCCAATTTGTTTAGGTGAATATGACAAAACTCGTGTTGCCTTGGCGGTTTGGAATGATACCGCTTTCCTTTCCTCTTTAAATGTTATGGATTATTCTTTATTGTCTGGTATTGATAATCAATCGAATCAATTGGTAGTTGGTATCATAGATTATATGAGAAAATTCACATGGGATAAAGCATTGGAAATGAAAGTTAAACAATCTGGTATCAtgggtggtggtggtaaagtTCCAACTGTCATCTCTCCAAAACAATATAAACTTAGATTCAGAGATGCAATGTGGTTATATTTTACACTTTCTCCTGATAAATTCACAAAAGTTAAACATTTAATGCcatatgaaaaaaagaaaaataataataataattataattataataattttaataacaataattttaataataataataatattagtaataatggtaatggaaatataaatcaaagaCAAGTccaacaaattaataaataa